Proteins found in one Elephas maximus indicus isolate mEleMax1 chromosome 11, mEleMax1 primary haplotype, whole genome shotgun sequence genomic segment:
- the LOC126086201 gene encoding cationic amino acid transporter 3-like, with the protein MLWQKVRLFGQKLVRRRPLEASKGSEGGLDRCLTTMDLVALGVGSTLGAGVYVLAGEVARDKAGPAIIICFLVAAVSTMLAGLCYAEFGARVPCSGSAYLYSYVTVGELWAFTTGWNLILSYVIGAASVARAWSATLDSLVGNRISQALQDSFPLQVPHVLAKYPDFFALSLVLLLTGLLALGASESALVTKVFTGMNLLVLSFVILSGFIKGDLHNWKLREQDYNQSMPGPNDTSSLGPLGSGGFMPFGFEGILHGAATCFFAFAGFDCIATTGEEARNPQRSIPLGIVFSIFICFLAYFGVSAALTLMMPYYQIHPESPLPAAFLYVGWAPARYLVAVGSLSALSSSLLGAMFPIPRVIYAMAEDGLLFRSLARIHARTHTPVMATLVSGIIAALMAFVFELSDLVDLTSIGTLLSYSMVAFSVLVLRYQPDQKLSKNEATEVETFEMNSLPKPLESVPQAAESLHCSITTISSLKSGRIVYGCASLLVILLMVLCLILAKRLRHLFSGDPVYTTVAVLLLVFITGITFIIWRQPQDSTALHFKVPALPFLPLVSISVNVYLMMQLNSGTWVRFGIWIVIGFAIYFGYGIRHSLKKSDQQLTTSSSQTVNENIPSAELA; encoded by the exons ATGCTGTGGCAAAAAGTTCGCCTCTTTGGCCAGAAGCTGGTCCGCAGGCGCCCCCTGGAGGCAAGCAAGGGGTCTGAGGGTGGCCTGGACCGTTGCCTGACCACAATGGATCTGGTGGCCCTGGGTGTGGGCAGTACCCTGGGAGCAGGCGTATACGTCCTGGCTGGTGAAGTGGCCAGGGACAAAGCTGGACCAGCGATCATCATCTGCTTTTTGGTAGCCGCCGTCTCTACTATGTTGGCTGGGCTGTGCTATGCAGAGTTTGGGGCCCGGGTCCCCTGCTCTGGTTCAGCGTATCTCTACAGCTATGTCACAGTGGGCGAACTGTGGGCCTTCACCACTGGCTGGAACCTCATACTCTCCTATGTCATTG GTGCCGCCAGTGTCGCCAGGGCCTGGAGTGCTACCTTGGACAGCCTGGTTGGGAACCGCATCTCCCAGGCCCTGCAGGACAGTTTTCCTCTGCAAGTGCCCCATGTCCTGGCCAAGTATCCAGACTTCTTCGCCCTGAGCCTGGTGCTGCTGCTTACTG GATTACTGGCTCTGGGAGCGAGTGAGTCAGCCCTGGTTACCAAAGTGTTCACAGGCATGAACCTTTTGGTTCTCAGCTTTGTCATCCTCTCTGGTTTCATTAAAGGAGATCTGCATAACTGGAAGCTCAGGGAACAGGACTACAACCAGAGCATGCCTGGACCTAATGACACCTCTAG CTTAGGTCCTCTGGGCTCTGGTGGATTTATGCCTTTTGGCTTTGAAGGGATTCTCCACGGAGCAGCTACATGTTTCTTTGCATTTGCTGGTTTTGATTGCATTGCCACTACAG GGGAAGAAGCTCGGAATCCTCAGCGATCCATCCCCCTGGGCATCGTATTCTCGATCTTCATCTGCTTTCTGGCATATTTTGGCGTCTCTGCAGCACTCACTCTCATGATGCCTTACTACCAGATCCATCCTGAGAGCCCCTTGCCGGCGGCTTTTCTCTATGTTGGATGGGCCCCTGCCAGATATTTGGTGGCTGTTGGCTCCCTCAGTGCCCTTTCATCCAG CCTCCTGGGTGCCATGTTCCCCATACCTCGGGTGATCTATGCAATGGCAGAGGATGGACTCCTTTTTCGAAGTCTCGCCCGGATCCATGCCCGTACACATACCCCTGTCATGGCGACCCTGGTCTCTGGAATCATTGCAG CACTCATGGCATTCGTCTTTGAGCTCAGTGATCTTGTGGACCTCACATCAATTGGGACTCTGCTTTCTTACTCCATGGTGGCCTTTTCTGTTCTAGTCCTCAG GTACCAGCCAGACCAGAAGTTAAGCAAGAATGAGGCAACAGAGGTGGAAACATTTGAGATGAATTCTCTTCCAAAGCCATTGGAATCTGTACCTCAAGCGGCAGAGAGTCTGCATTGCTCCATCACTACCATCTCCTCTTTGAAATCTGGGCGGATTGTCTATGGTTGTGCCTCTCTGCTTG TCATACTGCTGATGGTCCTGTGCCTGATACTGGCCAAAAGGCTCAGACATCTATTCTCTGGGGACCCAGTTTATACAACAGTGGCTGTGCTGCTGCTGGTGTTCATTACTGGGATCACTTTCATCATTTGGAGACAGCCCCAGGACTCTACCGCTCTCCACTTCAAG GTCCCTGCTTTGCCTTTCCTCCCACTGGTGAGCATCTCTGTAAATGTTTACTTGATGATGCAGTTGAACTCTGGGACCTGGGTCCGATTCGGAATCTGGATAGTGATTG GATTTgctatatattttggatatgggATCCGACACAGCCTAAAGAAGAGTGACCAACAGCTGACAACCTCAAGCTCTCAAACTGTTAATGAAAACATCCCTAGTGCTGAATTGGCCTAA